In Streptomyces venezuelae, the sequence CCTGACCGCCGCGTGGGGCGTGCTGGCCGTCTTCACCGGCCCCCGTACGGCGCTCGCGGCCGCCGGAGTCCTCCTGCTGGCCACCCCGCTGCTGCTGCCGCGCGACGCCTGACTGTCTTGCGGCGCAAGGGAGTCGATGACTATCTTGTACCGCATGACAAAGAAGCCGGCCGCGTCCGCCGACCAACGGCGCAGCCAGCTCCTGCGCGGGGTGCTCGACCTCTGCCTGCTGTCCCTCATCGCCGAACGGCCCCGGTACGGATTCGAGTTCGCCCAGGCCCTCGCCGACGCCGGGCTCGACCTCGTCAGCGACGGCAGCATCTATCCGCTGCTCGCACGGATGGAGCGGGCGGGGCTCATCTCCTCGTACCGTGCCCCGTCCCCCAGCGGCGGCGCCCCGCGCAAGTACTACCGACCGACCGACGCCGGGCACGCCGAGCTGGCCGCCGGGCGGGCCGACTGGCAGGCCTTCGCCGCGCCCGTCGGCCGGATCCTGGGCGCCGGCACACCATCCACGGGGGAAGACACGCCATGCCGAACGGGATGACGAACGAGCAGGTACTCGCGGCCTGCCGCAGCAACTGGGCGTACCGCGGCGTCCCCGAAGCGGCCATGCGGGAGATGCTGGACGAGCTCTCCGCGCACCTGGAGGACGCGGAGGCCGCCGGGCGCACCGCGCAGGACGTCGTCGGCCCGGACGTACGGGCCTTCGCCGCGGCCTGGGCGCGCGAGCGCACCCCGTTCGCCCAGCGGGTCCTGCGCACGGCGGGCATGGCCTGCTTCGTCCTCGGCTGCCTGCCGCTCCTCTCGTGCCTGATCCGGTGGACCACCCGGCTGGAGGTGCGTGCGGACCACGTCGCCTTCTGGGCGGCGATCGGTGCGGCCACGATCGCCTGGGAGCTGCGGCGGGGCACCCTGCGCATGTACCAGGGGTGGCTGCTGGCCGTCGTCGTCGGTCTGCCCGTGATGTTCCTCGCCAGGTGGCTGACCGGCGAGGGGGTGCTGTTCACGTTCCCGCTGTGGCTCGCGCCGCTCCTGATGCTGCCCGCGGCGCCGTACGTACTCGCCGACTCACGGGCCCGCCGGAACGCCGGGAAGGGCGTGCCCCAAGCCTCGTGAGCGCTGACGGCATGATTTTGCTCTGTTTTGGAACTGTGCGGGGGTTTCGCACATCAGAACAAGGGGATGCCCAGCCGTTCTGCCCTCGGGGGCAGCCATGACCGTTCGGAGCGAAGTTCGTGCACCAGTACCCGCAGCGCCCGCGGCCTGATGAGCAGCAGTCGTCGTACCAGGAGTACCCGCCCCAGCAGCAGTACCAGGGACACCAGGACTTCCCGGGCTACCCGGGCCCGCCGCAGCTGCACCAGCCGTACGGCGAGCAGCCCGCCTCCGCCCGGCCACCGGAGCCGAAGCGCTCCCGGCGCCGAATATGGATCGGCGCGACGGTCGCCCTCGCGCTCGTGCTCGGCGGCGGCGGGTTCGCCGCCTGGAAGCTCGACTGGTTCTCCGGCAACGGCGAGGACGTGAGCTTCGGGAAGAACACCCCGCCCCCGGTCAGCGGCAAGGCGGACCCGAGCGCCCCGGCGACAGCCGCCACGCCCTCCGGCGACCCGGACGTGCTGATGCCGACCGGCCCCAAGTCCGGCTTCAAGCAGACCTCCAAGCTCGACGACGGCACGATCATCGCCAAGACCCGCCTCGCCGGCGCGAAGTCCGGATTCGAGGGTGACGTCTGGGTGTGGGCGCCCAAGGAGTACGACGACCCGAAGTACGCCAAGAGCGGCTTCCCGGTCCTCATCGCACTCCCCGGCGGCAACGGCTTCCCGGACAACTACTGGGCCGACCGCAGCCTCGGCCTCCAGAAGGCCATCGGCGAGGGCGTCAAGGCCGGTACCAGCCTCCCGTTCATCGTGATCATGCCGGTGCTCAACCCGGACGCCAAGTACTACTACGACGGCTCCGACATCCCCGGCCAGGCCAAGATGGGCACGTGGATCGCCGAGGACGTCCCGGACTTCGCCAAGGCCAACTTCCGTACGTACAAGTCCCGTGACGGCTGGGCCTTCATGGGCTCCTCCTCCGGCGCCTTCGTCGGGATGAAGACCGTCCTGCAGCACCCGGACCGGTTCAAGGCCGTGATCGCGAGCGGCGGCGAGATCGTCCCTGACTCCCCGCTCTGGAAGGGCCACCAGGCCGAGATGGACGCGAACAACCCGGAGAAGCTCGCCCAGAAGCTGATCGACACCAAGGGTCCCGAGGTCTACATCAACTTCCAGATCGGCACCAAGGAGAGCGGGAAGGAGCGGATGACGAAATTCACGCAGCAGTACGGCAAGGGACCGGTCAAGACGACCATCCGCGACATCCAGAACGGTGAGCACAACGGCTGGCACTACGTCCGGGGCATGAAGGAAGGCTCCCTGGAGTGGGTCAGCAAGGTCCTGAAGGGGCCGAAGCCCGAAGCCGGCTGACCAGGGCCGACGGCACTCCCGGCCACCGTCCCGGTCGCCGTCCCGGCCGGGCGCGTGGCGCTCGCCACGTCACCCCCGTCCCAGGCAACCCATCCCGTCGTTCATACCTCTGTAAAGGGTGTAAGGGGGACCGATCGGTCCGGCCCGCGCTCCTGACCGGGCGCCGGAGAAGGAACGGGACAACAACCGTGCAGCAAGACCAGCAAGGCGACGGCAGCCCTGTGACCGAGGGCGGCCGTCGCCCCCATCGCCTGCGCATGATCCTCATCAGCGGCGGGCTCGCCCTCACCCTCGCCGGGGGCGGAGCGGCGGCGTACAAGTACGGCCTCTTCTCGGACATAGGGGATCCGGTCTCCTTCGGCAAGGTCCAGGAGAAGGCCGGCGCGACCGCCGAGCTGCCGCCCGAGGTGCAGATGCCGACCGGGCCGAAGGCCTCGTTCGTGCGCACCTCCCGGCTGCCCGACGGCACCCAGATCGGCCGCACCACCCTCACCGGCAAAAAATCCGGCTTCACGGGTGACGTGTGGGTGTGGGTGCCCAAGGAGTACGACGACCCGAGGTACGCCAAGAGCGGCTTCCCGGTCCTGATCTCCCTGCCCGGCGGCCGCGGCTACCCCACCAACTACTGGGGTACGGGTCCCGGCCTCGGCCTCCAGCAGGCCGTGAGCGACGGGGCCAAGGCCGGTACCAGCCTGCCCTTCATCCTGATCATGCCGGTGCACAACGCGGACACCAAGCACCACTTCGACGCCTCGGACATCCCCGGCCAGCCCAAGATGGGCACCTGGATGGTCGAAGACATCCCGGATTTCACGAGGGCCAATTTCCGGACCTTCACCTCCCGCGACGGCTGGGCCTTCATGGGCTCCTCCGCGGGCGGATTCGGTGCCTTCAAGCACGTCCTCAAGTACCCCGACCGGTTCAAGGCGGCCATCGCGAGCGGGGTCGACATCGTCCCCGACTCCCCGCTGTGGCAGGGAAACACGCAGGCCATGGACGCCGACAACCCGGAGAAGCTCGCCGCGAAGCTGATCGCGGCGGGCGGTCCGGACGTCTACGTCAACTTCCAGATCGGCACCAAGGAGAGCGGCCGCGACAAGGCCGAGAAGTTCATGAACGACTTCGGGAAGGGCCCCGTGCACACCTCGCTCCAGGTGATCCAGGATGGTGAGCACAACGGAAAGTCGTACGTGCGGGGTATGAGGGAGGGCGCTCTGGCGTGGATCAGCAAGGTGATGAAGGCACCGACACCCGATCCCGGCGTGCGTTGAGCACGGTGGTGAAGGGGGCGTCGGCGGCCGCCGCGGCGGTGTTCGCCGCGGTGTTCGCCGTCGCGTTCATCGAAGCGCCCGGCGAGCGCCCGGTGCTCCCCTTCCCCACCGTCGGAGTACTCATGGCGGGCGGCGAGCACTGGTGCACGGCGAGCGTCGTCGACAGCCCCGGGGGCAATGTCGTCGCCACCGCCGCGCACTGCGTGGCCCCCGCGGGCGAGGACGGGCAGCCGGGCGAGGTGGCTCACGACGGGCTGGCCATCGGCGAGCTCTCCTTCGCCCCGGCCTTCTCCGGCGAGGGCGCCGGCACCCAGCCGCTGGGCGTGTGGAAGGTCAAGTCGATCCACGTGGACGAACGCTGGACGAAATGGGGCGAGGACACCGCCGACTTCGCCTTCCTCACCATCGAGCGGGACGAGGACGGGCGAAGCATCCAGGACGCGGTCGGCGGCGGCGCCGAGGCCCCCAAGCCCGAGTGGACCTCCGGGTACGAGCGGGACGTGACCGTCGTCGGCTACCCGGAGTCCGAGCACAACCCGCAGAACAAGCCCGTCTCCTGCACCACCCAGACCCGGCACGACGAGGACGACCCCGACATGCTCTACATGAGCTGCGCCGGCTTCTGGACGGGGACCAGCGGCAGCCCCTGGATCGCCGACCGGGGCGGGGTGGACCGGGCCGGGCGGCTGATCGGGGTGCTGAGCGGCGGGGACACGGACGTGGACTCCACGGCCGCGCTCTTCGACGAGCACGCGAAGGCCCTGTACGAGCAGGCCACGCGGGGCTGAACGCCCCCGCACCCCCGCACCCCTGCAACCCCGCACCCCTGCACCCCCGCTGCCGTGCGCGCCGTGCCGTGCTGCTTGCGCCGTTGCCGCCGCCGCTGGGCCGCTACTTCTTTCGCTCGGTGCTGACGATCACGCCGACCGCCGCCACGACGATCGCACCGCCGACCAGGATCGGCCAGGTCAGGGCCTCGTCGAGGATCAGCGCGCCCAGCGCCACCGCGACGACCGGATTGACGTACGCGTACGTGGACACCAGCGACAGCGGCGCGGCCTGGAGCAGCCACACGTACGCCGTGAAACCGACCAGCGAGCCGACGACCGTCAGATAGCCGAGGGCCAGCCAGGACGCTGTGGAGATCGCCGCCGGGTCCAGACCGCGCTGCTCGCCCCGCAGCAGGCCGACCGCCACGGCGCCGATTCCGCCCGCGAACATCTGGTAGGCACTGCCCGTGAAGGGGTTGGCCGGCAGTTTCAGCCGCGGAGCCGAGAACGAGCCCACCGACCACAGGACCGAGGCCGCCACGACCAGCAGCACCCCCGACAGCCGCACCTCGCCGCTGAGCCCCGGGCTGGTCAGCACCGCGAGGCCGGTGAGGCCCACCAGCACCCCGGCCAGGGTGCGCAGCGGGGGCCGGTCCCCGCTGCCCGCCCGCAGCACCACCACCCACATCGGCACGGCCGCCACCAGCAGGGCCGCAAGGCCCGACGGAACCGAGGTCTCGGCGAGGACCACCAGGCCGTTCCCGCCGAGGACCAGCAGCAGCCCGACGAGGGCCGCCGAGCCGAGCTGTGCGCGGGTGGCCCGCAGCGCGGCCGGACCGTACCGCAAGGCGACGACGGCGGACAGCAGCAGGCCGGCGGTGATGAACCGGGCTCCGGCGGAGAGGAAGGGCGGCATGGTCTCGACGACGATCCGGATGCCGAGGTAGGTCGAGCCCCAGACGACGTAGACGACGGCGAGGGCGGCCCAGACCGCGCCCGTGATCCGGGCGCGCGCGGTGGCGGCGGGTCCGGCGGCCCTGCCGTCGACCGGTGTTGAGGTGCTCATGCTCGGATCCTAAGGTCGTTGGCCCCTGCAGGCTTTCCGGTATCTCAGCCCTTGAGCAGGTCGTTCAGCTCGCCGTAGGGCAGGGAGTGCGCGAGTGCTCCGTAGGTGCCCTCGGAGAACAGCTCCTCGGCGGCCCGGCGGACCACGGCGTACGCGGCTTCGGCCACCCAGGAGCCGAGGCTGACGCGGGAGACGCCGAGGGCGCCGAAGGCGGAGACGGCCGGGGCGCCCGGACCCAGCAGGATGTTGAGGGGCGCGTCGATGCCCTTGGCGAGCTCGGCCACGGTGGCCGGATCGAGGACACCCGGCACGAACACGCCGCTCGCTCCCGCCCGCAGGTACGCGGCGGCGCGGGCGAGGGTGTCGTCCAGGCGGGTGGCGTCCTCGCCGAAGCCCCGGAGGTAGGTGTCGACGCGGGCGTTGATGTAGAGCGCGACCCCGGCGGCGTCGGCCGCCGCGCGGGCCGCGGCCAGGCGTTCGACCTGCTCGGCGCGGTCGCGGTGACCGTCCTCGATGTTGACGCCGACCGCGCCGGCGGCGATGACCCCGGTCACGGTCTCGCCCACGGCGGCCGGGTCGGCGCCGAAGCCGCCCTCGATGTCGGCGGTGACGGGCACGGACACGGCGTCGACCACGCGGGCGACGAGGTCGAGGGCCCGGTCCCGGGCGAGCGCGTCGCCGTCGGGGGACCCGAGGGACCAGGCGACCCCGGCGCTGGTGGTGGCGACGGCGGGGGCGCCGGCCGCGGCGACGATGCGGGCGCTTGCCACGTCCCAGGCGTTGGCGAGGGCGAGCGGGGCGGCGGGGGTGTGCAGAGCCGCGAACGCCGCGGCCTTGGCGGCGAGATCAACATGGGTGGTCATGGGGTCAGTTCACCAGACCCGGGTGCGTCCGGTCTCGCGGAATTCCGACATGGAGCCCGGGGCGGGCGGGCGGACGGGGCGGGCCTGCGTCGTAGTGCGGGCGCGGGGCCCGCGTCGTGGTGCGGGCGCGGGTACGGGTGCGGGTGCGGGGCGCGGGTCCGGGGCCGGGCCGCCGTCCCCGGACCCGCGCCTCGACCGCCGGCGTCGCCTATCCGCCCGCGCCGCACAGGGGGATCACGGCGGTGCGGCCCTGCAGGGGATCCCCGGGGGCCGACGGGCCCACCGCGGCCCAGCAGGCCGCCGCCGTCGGCTCCACGGAGAGGCCGCGCCGGGCCAGGTCCCGCTGGGCCTCCCGGAGCCGGTCGTCGGGGACGGTCAGGACGGTTCCGCCGGACTTGCGGACCGCTGCCAGGATCTGGCGGGCGCGGGGCGGCGCCGGGATCGCGATCCCTTCGGCCAGGGTCGGCCGCTGTTCCACCGGATCGGCTTCCTCGGCCCCCGCCGCGAAGGCCCGCGCCAGCGGGGACACCGCCTCCGCCTGGACCGCGACCAGGGCCGGCGGCCGGACACCGCGCCGGGCCAGTTCCTCCACGGCCAGGGCGGCCCCGAGCAGCAGGGTGCCGTTGCCCACGGGAACCACCAGGGCCTCGGGGAGCCGGCCGCCCAGTTCCTCCCACACCTCGTACACGTACGTCTTGGTCCCGTGCAGGAAGTACGGGTTGAACACGTGGCTCGCGTAGAAGACCCCCGGAGCGTCCGCCGCCGCCCGGGCCGCCTCCGAGGCTGCCTCGCGGCCACCGGGGACCACCTGGACGGCCGCGCCGTGCGACCGGATCCGCGCCGTCTTCTTCTCCGAGGTGCCCTCGGGTACGTAGATCTCGCAGGCGAGTCCGGCCCGCGCGCAGTAGGCGGCCACCGCCGTCCCGGCGTTGCCGCTGCTGTCCGCCACGACCCGCTGCGGTGCGAGCCGCCGGGCGAGCTCCGCGAGCATCACGGCACCCCGGTCCTTGAAGGAGCGCGTGGGCATCAGGAAGTCGAGCTTGGCGTGGATCCGCTCCGCCAGCGGGACGAGCGGAGTGTGCCCCTCGGCCAGCGACACGGAGAACGCCCCGGGCAGCGGCAGCACGGACCCGTACCGCCACAGCGAGTTCGGTCCGCCGGCCGGTTCCAGTACCGCGGCCGGGTCGGGCGTGAAATCGAGGTCCCAGGGTCCGCCGCAGACCG encodes:
- a CDS encoding pyridoxal-phosphate dependent enzyme, which gives rise to MTHALPGYVCSEDGTRADVRTAPWACPVCGGPWDLDFTPDPAAVLEPAGGPNSLWRYGSVLPLPGAFSVSLAEGHTPLVPLAERIHAKLDFLMPTRSFKDRGAVMLAELARRLAPQRVVADSSGNAGTAVAAYCARAGLACEIYVPEGTSEKKTARIRSHGAAVQVVPGGREAASEAARAAADAPGVFYASHVFNPYFLHGTKTYVYEVWEELGGRLPEALVVPVGNGTLLLGAALAVEELARRGVRPPALVAVQAEAVSPLARAFAAGAEEADPVEQRPTLAEGIAIPAPPRARQILAAVRKSGGTVLTVPDDRLREAQRDLARRGLSVEPTAAACWAAVGPSAPGDPLQGRTAVIPLCGAGG
- a CDS encoding EamA family transporter; translated protein: MSTSTPVDGRAAGPAATARARITGAVWAALAVVYVVWGSTYLGIRIVVETMPPFLSAGARFITAGLLLSAVVALRYGPAALRATRAQLGSAALVGLLLVLGGNGLVVLAETSVPSGLAALLVAAVPMWVVVLRAGSGDRPPLRTLAGVLVGLTGLAVLTSPGLSGEVRLSGVLLVVAASVLWSVGSFSAPRLKLPANPFTGSAYQMFAGGIGAVAVGLLRGEQRGLDPAAISTASWLALGYLTVVGSLVGFTAYVWLLQAAPLSLVSTYAYVNPVVAVALGALILDEALTWPILVGGAIVVAAVGVIVSTERKK
- a CDS encoding PadR family transcriptional regulator, whose product is MTKKPAASADQRRSQLLRGVLDLCLLSLIAERPRYGFEFAQALADAGLDLVSDGSIYPLLARMERAGLISSYRAPSPSGGAPRKYYRPTDAGHAELAAGRADWQAFAAPVGRILGAGTPSTGEDTPCRTG
- a CDS encoding isocitrate lyase/phosphoenolpyruvate mutase family protein codes for the protein MTTHVDLAAKAAAFAALHTPAAPLALANAWDVASARIVAAAGAPAVATTSAGVAWSLGSPDGDALARDRALDLVARVVDAVSVPVTADIEGGFGADPAAVGETVTGVIAAGAVGVNIEDGHRDRAEQVERLAAARAAADAAGVALYINARVDTYLRGFGEDATRLDDTLARAAAYLRAGASGVFVPGVLDPATVAELAKGIDAPLNILLGPGAPAVSAFGALGVSRVSLGSWVAEAAYAVVRRAAEELFSEGTYGALAHSLPYGELNDLLKG
- a CDS encoding alpha/beta hydrolase, which produces MILISGGLALTLAGGGAAAYKYGLFSDIGDPVSFGKVQEKAGATAELPPEVQMPTGPKASFVRTSRLPDGTQIGRTTLTGKKSGFTGDVWVWVPKEYDDPRYAKSGFPVLISLPGGRGYPTNYWGTGPGLGLQQAVSDGAKAGTSLPFILIMPVHNADTKHHFDASDIPGQPKMGTWMVEDIPDFTRANFRTFTSRDGWAFMGSSAGGFGAFKHVLKYPDRFKAAIASGVDIVPDSPLWQGNTQAMDADNPEKLAAKLIAAGGPDVYVNFQIGTKESGRDKAEKFMNDFGKGPVHTSLQVIQDGEHNGKSYVRGMREGALAWISKVMKAPTPDPGVR
- a CDS encoding alpha/beta hydrolase, coding for MHQYPQRPRPDEQQSSYQEYPPQQQYQGHQDFPGYPGPPQLHQPYGEQPASARPPEPKRSRRRIWIGATVALALVLGGGGFAAWKLDWFSGNGEDVSFGKNTPPPVSGKADPSAPATAATPSGDPDVLMPTGPKSGFKQTSKLDDGTIIAKTRLAGAKSGFEGDVWVWAPKEYDDPKYAKSGFPVLIALPGGNGFPDNYWADRSLGLQKAIGEGVKAGTSLPFIVIMPVLNPDAKYYYDGSDIPGQAKMGTWIAEDVPDFAKANFRTYKSRDGWAFMGSSSGAFVGMKTVLQHPDRFKAVIASGGEIVPDSPLWKGHQAEMDANNPEKLAQKLIDTKGPEVYINFQIGTKESGKERMTKFTQQYGKGPVKTTIRDIQNGEHNGWHYVRGMKEGSLEWVSKVLKGPKPEAG
- a CDS encoding trypsin-like serine peptidase, producing MVKGASAAAAAVFAAVFAVAFIEAPGERPVLPFPTVGVLMAGGEHWCTASVVDSPGGNVVATAAHCVAPAGEDGQPGEVAHDGLAIGELSFAPAFSGEGAGTQPLGVWKVKSIHVDERWTKWGEDTADFAFLTIERDEDGRSIQDAVGGGAEAPKPEWTSGYERDVTVVGYPESEHNPQNKPVSCTTQTRHDEDDPDMLYMSCAGFWTGTSGSPWIADRGGVDRAGRLIGVLSGGDTDVDSTAALFDEHAKALYEQATRG